A single window of Candidatus Woesearchaeota archaeon DNA harbors:
- a CDS encoding site-specific DNA-methyltransferase → MELDKIYLMDCLEGIERMKENNIVPNLIVCDPPYEFDAHGRGINKGRKLQLKIKSANLNVFNFEKFIPDILDLQGGNVNAYFFCNKALLPKYLLLAIERGLNFDILTMNKKAPIPCKNSAYLPEIEYIVFLRSKGVYWNGKLDYKLYFKSHSVVTNGLRNEHPTQKPISIIRKFIQLSSDENHLVLDCFMGSGTTAIASKELNRRFIGFENNEEYFKLADKRVNVEVKTLLNCY, encoded by the coding sequence ATGGAGCTAGATAAGATTTATTTGATGGATTGTTTAGAAGGGATTGAACGGATGAAAGAGAACAATATAGTTCCTAATCTTATTGTTTGTGACCCGCCTTATGAGTTTGATGCACATGGTAGAGGTATTAACAAAGGTCGAAAATTGCAGTTAAAAATTAAAAGTGCAAATCTTAATGTATTTAATTTTGAAAAGTTTATTCCCGACATTTTAGATTTACAAGGTGGGAATGTTAATGCTTATTTCTTTTGTAATAAAGCTTTGTTGCCGAAGTATCTATTATTAGCTATTGAGAGAGGTTTGAACTTTGATATTTTAACCATGAATAAGAAAGCTCCCATTCCATGTAAAAATAGTGCGTATTTGCCTGAAATCGAGTATATTGTTTTTCTTAGAAGCAAGGGTGTTTATTGGAATGGAAAACTGGACTATAAATTATATTTCAAAAGTCATAGTGTTGTAACAAATGGTCTTAGAAATGAACACCCTACACAAAAGCCAATTTCTATTATTAGAAAGTTTATTCAGTTAAGTTCTGATGAGAACCATTTAGTTTTAGATTGTTTTATGGGTAGTGGCACAACTGCTATTGCTTCTAAAGAATTGAATAGGCGATTTATTGGATTTGAGAATAATGAAGAGTATTTCAAATTAGCAGATAAAAGAGTTAATGTTGAGGTTAAGACTTTGTTAAATTGTTATTAG